A stretch of Candidatus Sphingomonas phytovorans DNA encodes these proteins:
- a CDS encoding retroviral-like aspartic protease family protein, with translation MSARQGEVPPAAENTLAFDDSAQRMTVPVTIGTTGPFPFIIDTGAERTVISRELAATLGLSPGPDVRMTAMTGTSNVGTVVIPSLNVSNIISQPIEAPALYSVNLGAPGMLGIDTLSGHALSIDFETNSMKIRPSTKRNRAPVLNGDIVVRARSVYGQLIVTQAYYKGRRISVIVDTGSSVSMGNSALRARMRGELKASEPITLTSVTGDKLTADYTQVTSLDIGGVTFNHLPIAFSDVAPFRRFGLSKEPALLLGMDALRLFRKVEVDFANREVRFALPRGSRPDAF, from the coding sequence TTGTCCGCGCGACAGGGCGAGGTGCCGCCCGCCGCCGAAAATACCCTGGCCTTCGATGATTCCGCCCAGCGCATGACGGTGCCCGTCACCATCGGCACCACCGGCCCGTTCCCTTTCATCATCGACACCGGCGCCGAACGAACGGTGATCTCGCGCGAGCTCGCCGCGACGCTTGGCCTGTCGCCCGGGCCCGACGTGCGAATGACGGCAATGACCGGCACGAGCAATGTCGGGACGGTGGTGATCCCGTCACTCAATGTCAGCAACATCATCAGCCAGCCGATCGAAGCGCCCGCGCTCTATTCAGTCAATCTGGGCGCACCCGGCATGCTGGGCATCGACACGCTGAGCGGTCACGCCCTCTCGATCGATTTCGAGACCAACAGCATGAAGATCCGGCCATCGACCAAGCGCAACCGCGCGCCCGTCCTGAACGGCGACATCGTCGTCCGCGCCAGGAGCGTCTATGGCCAGCTGATCGTCACCCAGGCCTATTACAAGGGCCGGCGGATCAGCGTGATCGTCGACACCGGATCGTCGGTCAGCATGGGCAATTCAGCCTTGCGCGCCAGGATGCGCGGCGAGTTGAAGGCGTCCGAGCCGATTACCCTGACCAGTGTGACGGGCGACAAACTGACCGCCGACTATACCCAGGTCACCAGCCTCGACATCGGCGGGGTTACCTTCAATCACCTGCCGATCGCCTTTTCCGACGTCGCGCCGTTCCGGCGGTTCGGGCTGAGCAAGGAACCGGCGCTCCTGCTGGGCATGGATGCGCTGCGCCTCTTCCGGAAGGTCGAGGTCGATTTTGCCAATCGCGAAGTGCGCTTCGCGCTTCCAAGGGGGAGTCGTCCAGATGCCTTCTGA
- a CDS encoding aspartyl protease family protein, translating to MPSDTPAMRGLILVSLAMAAVAPGASVAQDPTPPPAPTVLDIGSADDRMTVPVSIGNSGPFHFVVDTGAQRTVISRELAGKLGLASGRDVRLTAMTGTSNVATVMIPKISVSTMGGTSIEAPSLESRDLGALGMLGLDTLQGHALTIDFAKETMTLAPSVKRRRSMNAMPGEIVVHGKNLYGQLIVSDASYRGQKIRVILDTGSGITMGNMALKRSVAHGAKAVRPIALWGVTGESMEVGYTQIDKVDFAGITFSHLPVAFSDAEPFRHFGLTDKPALLLGMDALRLFRRVKIDFPNREVRIMVMDG from the coding sequence ATGCCTTCTGACACGCCCGCCATGCGCGGCTTGATCCTTGTGTCGCTTGCAATGGCTGCCGTCGCGCCCGGCGCGTCGGTGGCGCAGGATCCGACGCCGCCACCCGCGCCGACCGTGCTCGATATCGGATCCGCCGATGATCGCATGACCGTGCCGGTTTCGATCGGAAATAGCGGCCCGTTCCATTTCGTCGTCGATACCGGCGCGCAGCGCACGGTCATCTCACGCGAACTTGCCGGCAAGCTCGGCCTTGCGTCGGGCAGGGACGTCCGGCTGACCGCCATGACCGGCACGTCCAACGTCGCGACGGTGATGATCCCGAAGATCAGCGTGAGCACGATGGGCGGCACCAGCATCGAGGCGCCTTCGCTCGAATCGCGCGACCTCGGTGCGCTGGGCATGCTCGGGCTGGACACGCTCCAGGGCCATGCCCTGACGATCGATTTCGCGAAGGAGACCATGACCCTCGCGCCATCCGTCAAACGACGGCGGAGCATGAACGCGATGCCCGGCGAGATCGTGGTTCACGGGAAGAATCTCTACGGCCAGCTCATCGTGAGCGACGCCAGCTATCGCGGACAGAAGATCCGGGTCATCCTGGATACCGGATCGGGTATCACCATGGGCAATATGGCGCTGAAGCGCAGCGTCGCGCACGGCGCGAAGGCGGTTCGGCCGATCGCGCTCTGGGGCGTAACCGGCGAATCGATGGAGGTCGGCTACACGCAGATCGACAAGGTCGACTTTGCGGGCATCACCTTTTCCCATCTGCCCGTCGCTTTCTCCGACGCCGAGCCGTTTCGCCATTTCGGCCTGACCGATAAGCCGGCCCTGCTGCTCGGCATGGACGCATTGCGGCTGTTCCGGCGCG